In the Candidatus Rhodoblastus alkanivorans genome, one interval contains:
- a CDS encoding radical SAM protein — MGAPLFRSSDYVEFAVHFRCNFHCVHCMIEGTMDWLRPQSDEALDALFAANARERKWKGLTLTGAEITLRPDLPALARRARDSGFDHVRIQTHGARLADPDYCRALVEAGVDEYFVSVAAADAATHDAITGVAGSFAQTMRGLENLDAFPGVVSLTNTVITRRSYRALPEVVSALAPLRRLVQMEFWAYWPMRETDEQNLIVDHAETLPYLREAILRARALGRRAEVKNFPQCLLGDLGDALDNGQPKLVIDPEFWVQFMRNGFHQCAHRDECGARRCLGLNTAYVNRFGWQADLLAPLPRED; from the coding sequence ATGGGCGCGCCGCTCTTTCGATCGAGCGATTACGTCGAGTTCGCGGTCCATTTCCGCTGCAATTTCCATTGCGTCCATTGCATGATTGAAGGAACCATGGACTGGCTGCGCCCCCAGTCCGACGAAGCGCTCGACGCGCTTTTCGCAGCCAATGCGCGCGAGCGGAAATGGAAGGGGCTGACCCTGACGGGGGCCGAAATCACTTTGCGCCCGGATCTGCCCGCGCTGGCGCGCCGCGCCCGGGACAGCGGCTTCGACCATGTGCGCATCCAGACCCATGGCGCGCGCCTCGCCGATCCGGATTATTGCCGCGCCCTGGTCGAAGCGGGCGTCGACGAATATTTCGTCAGCGTCGCCGCCGCCGACGCCGCGACCCATGATGCGATCACGGGCGTCGCGGGATCGTTCGCCCAGACGATGCGCGGGCTGGAAAATCTCGACGCCTTTCCCGGCGTGGTCAGCCTGACCAACACCGTGATCACGAGGCGCAGCTATCGCGCTCTGCCCGAGGTGGTCTCGGCGCTTGCGCCTCTGCGGCGCCTGGTCCAGATGGAGTTCTGGGCCTATTGGCCGATGCGGGAGACGGACGAGCAGAATCTGATCGTCGATCATGCCGAGACGCTGCCCTATCTCCGTGAAGCGATTCTGCGCGCCCGCGCGCTGGGGCGGCGCGCCGAGGTGAAGAATTTTCCGCAATGCCTGCTGGGCGACCTCGGCGACGCGCTCGACAACGGCCAGCCGAAGCTCGTCATCGATCCCGAATTCTGGGTCCAGTTCATGCGCAACGGCTTCCACCAATGCGCGCATCGGGATGAGTGCGGGGCGCGGCGATGCCTCGGCCTGAACACGGCTTATGTGAACAGATTCGGCTGGCAGGCGGACCTGCTTGCGCCTTTGCCGAGGGAGGATTGA
- a CDS encoding efflux RND transporter periplasmic adaptor subunit yields the protein MNPSILAFCFFLSAFLPQAAGAEVLADSTACLVKPKQVVQLGSSVFGVLAELRVDRADVVTKGQIIGKLDTSVEEAQLALDKFRAESTSALRAAQADLAWNQRELARRQKLANNMWSRLNDVDEARTKVAQDEIAIEKAGDDRKIAQLEAARSQAQYNLKLIRSPLNGIVTEIKLQPGEFIYETTPIVTLAQVDPLTVDLVLSSRRYGSVKVGDDVELRLAAPVDRTVQSRIDVIDPIIDAASDTFRVRLTLANPGNKIPAGIRCIANLPDKPQ from the coding sequence ATGAATCCAAGCATTCTTGCGTTCTGTTTCTTTCTGTCCGCTTTCCTCCCCCAGGCTGCCGGCGCGGAGGTCCTGGCGGATTCCACCGCCTGTCTGGTCAAACCGAAACAGGTCGTCCAGCTCGGCAGCAGCGTTTTCGGCGTCTTGGCCGAACTCAGGGTCGATCGCGCCGACGTCGTCACCAAGGGCCAGATCATCGGCAAGCTCGACACCAGCGTCGAGGAGGCCCAGCTCGCGCTGGACAAATTCCGGGCGGAGAGCACATCCGCGCTGCGCGCGGCGCAAGCGGACCTGGCCTGGAACCAGCGCGAACTGGCGCGCCGGCAGAAGCTTGCCAACAACATGTGGTCCAGGCTCAACGACGTCGACGAGGCCCGGACCAAGGTCGCCCAGGACGAGATCGCGATCGAAAAGGCCGGCGACGACCGCAAGATTGCGCAACTGGAGGCGGCGCGGTCGCAGGCGCAATACAACCTCAAGCTCATCCGCAGCCCACTGAACGGGATCGTCACCGAAATCAAGCTGCAGCCGGGCGAGTTCATCTATGAGACGACGCCCATCGTCACTTTGGCCCAGGTCGATCCCCTGACCGTCGATCTCGTCCTTTCGAGCAGGCGCTATGGTTCGGTCAAGGTCGGCGACGACGTCGAGCTGCGCCTGGCGGCGCCGGTCGACCGGACCGTTCAATCCAGGATCGACGTCATAGATCCGATCATCGACGCCGCCAGCGACACTTTCCGCGTGCGGCTCACGCTCGCCAACCCCGGCAACAAGATTCCCGCGGGAATCCGTTGCATCGCCAATCTTCCGGATAAGCCCCAATGA
- a CDS encoding methyltransferase: protein MTDFSVIESVDWRPEAPHLVVDEFLKTLVDARALKTAFELGLIDRLVRARYGGSSEALGRAVGADRAGMRLLIDLLVAGGVIQEHSGDVRLTAKFRKALQYRDLLEAKLDFAGFVLTDFADLFTTMVRQPTNFMSQARLFQLFDYRKCFEYSSDNYRRVRIWMRLTSTLTRYEAPAALAAHDFSTYRRMLDVGGNSGEFALRVCRGAPRLRATVFDLPLVCEIGLEHILGEPEQDRIGFVKGDLRHQDLPSGYDLITFKSMLHDWPARDAAAFLAKAIAALEPGGTILIFERGPLRFRDVTAPFSLIPSLLFFNSYRPASDYVAQFEAFGLENIQARDVFLDSPFYVVTGRKAAGSG from the coding sequence ATGACCGATTTTTCCGTCATAGAATCGGTCGATTGGCGCCCCGAGGCGCCGCATCTCGTCGTCGACGAATTCCTCAAGACTCTGGTCGACGCGCGCGCGCTCAAGACGGCGTTCGAGTTGGGATTGATCGACCGCCTGGTCCGGGCGCGCTATGGCGGATCGAGCGAAGCGCTCGGCCGAGCGGTAGGCGCCGATCGCGCCGGCATGCGACTTCTCATCGACCTTCTGGTCGCTGGCGGCGTGATCCAGGAGCATTCGGGCGACGTGCGACTGACCGCCAAATTCAGGAAGGCCCTGCAGTATCGCGATCTGCTCGAAGCCAAACTGGATTTCGCCGGATTCGTCCTGACCGATTTCGCCGATCTTTTCACCACCATGGTGCGCCAGCCGACGAATTTCATGTCGCAGGCGCGTCTTTTTCAGCTGTTCGATTATCGAAAATGTTTCGAATATTCGAGCGACAATTATCGGCGCGTTCGCATCTGGATGCGCCTCACCTCGACCCTGACGCGCTACGAGGCGCCCGCGGCGCTCGCCGCCCATGATTTTTCCACCTATCGCCGCATGCTCGACGTCGGCGGCAACAGCGGCGAATTCGCCTTGCGGGTCTGCCGGGGCGCGCCCCGGCTGCGCGCAACCGTGTTCGACCTGCCGCTCGTCTGCGAGATCGGCCTGGAGCATATTCTGGGCGAGCCCGAGCAGGACCGCATCGGCTTCGTCAAAGGCGATCTGCGCCATCAGGACCTGCCGAGCGGCTACGATCTGATCACCTTCAAATCGATGCTGCACGACTGGCCGGCGCGAGACGCCGCCGCCTTCCTGGCCAAGGCGATCGCTGCGCTCGAGCCGGGCGGGACGATCCTGATTTTCGAGCGCGGCCCCTTGCGGTTTCGCGACGTGACCGCGCCTTTCTCACTGATTCCAAGCCTGCTGTTCTTCAATTCCTATCGTCCGGCCTCCGATTATGTCGCGCAGTTCGAAGCTTTCGGGCTCGAAAATATTCAGGCGCGCGACGTTTTCCTCGACTCTCCCTTCTATGTCGTCACAGGCCGCAAAGCGGCCGGGAGCGGCTGA